The region GCGTAGAATAGCACTATATCCAGGTACTTTTGATCCTATTACAAATGGTCATTTTGATATCATAGAAAGAGCTTTGGGACTTTTTGATGAACTTATCATTGCAGTAGCTGTATCTATAGATAAAAAACCGATGTTTAGCCTTGAAGAACGCATCGAAATGACTCAAAAAGCCATAGGACATTTAAATAATGTAAGTGTTGTTGGTTTTGATAATTTAACCGTAGAACTTGCCAAAAAACATGGAGCTACCATTCTCATTCGTGGACTTCGCGCAGTTAGTGACTTTGAATATGAACTTCAGCTTGGATATTTAAATAACTCTTTAGATGATTCCATAGAAACTGTTTACCTGATGCCAAAACTAAAACACGCATTTATAAGCTCTTCAAGCGTTAGAAATTTACTAAAATTCAATGCTAAAACAGAGCATCTTCTTCCAAAAGAAGTACAGAAAATTATAGGGGATATGGACTCATGTACATTGCAATAGAAGGTATAGATACATCTGGAAAAAGCACTCAAATACAGATGTTAAAAGAAAGTTTTCCAGATGCGCTCATAACAAAAGAGCCTGGTGGAACAAAAATTGGGCAAAAAATCAGAGAAATTGTTCTTAATGATAAGGCACAAAGTAAAAAAGCTGAGTTTTTACTATTTTTAGCTGATCGTGCTGAACATATAAAAGAGGTTGTAGAACCAAATCTTCATAAAATGATAATATCTGATAGAAGTGTAGTTAGCGGTGTTGCATATGCATTAATTCAAGGTGAAATTAGCCAAACAGCAATATTGCATCTAAACAGATTTGCTACAGATGAGATATATCCGCAAAAAGTTTTTCTTTTAAAACTTACAAAAGAAGAGCTTGAATTTAGACTTTCTCAAAAAAAACTAGATGCCATTGAACTTAGAGGTGTTGATTATCTTTTAGAGATTCAAGATGCAATTATAAAAGCAACTGAACTTTTAAAACTAGAACTTGTAATCATAGATGCAACAAAAACTATAGAAGAAATAACAAAAGAATTATTAAAAAATATAAAGGAAACAAATGATTAAATCTTTAAGAGGTATGAATGATATATTAAGCGAAGATTATGAAAGGTTTACTTACTTTATTGATACAGCGACTGAAATAGCTAAAAGATATGGTTATCACTTCATAGAAACACCTTTGCTTGAAGAAACATCTCTTTTTAAGCGTTCGGTAGGTGAAAGTAGTGATATAGTTGGTAAAGAGATGTATCAGTTTATAGACAAAGGTGAAAATGATGTTTGTCTTCGTCCTGAGGGAACAGCTGGTGTAGTTCGTGCTTTTATTGAGAAAAAACTTGATAAAGCAGGTGGAACTCATAGATTTTTTTATCACGGACCTATGTTTCGTTATGAGAGACCTCAAAAAGGAAGACTAAGAGAGTTTCATCAGTTTGGGGTTGAGAGTTTTGGTGTAGATAGTGTTTATGAAGATGCTAGCATAATTATGATGGTTAGTGATATTTTAAAAGCTCTTGGCATCGGATATAGACTTCAACTAAACTCTCTTGGGGACAACAACTGTATGCCTCAGTATCGTGATAATTTAGTTGAGTTTGTAAAGGGTTGTGGAGACAGCATCTGTGAAGATTGTATTAGAAGATTAGATACTAATCCTATCCGCGTTCTTGATTGTAAAAATGAGAGATGCCAAGAGTTATACAAAGAAGCTCCAAAACTTATAAATTGTTTATGTGAGAGTTGTGAAGATGATTTTGCATCTCTAAAGAAAATTTTAGATAAAAATGAAATCAAATACGAAATAGACACCAATCTAGTTCGTGGATTAGACTATTACTCAAAAACTGCATTTGAATTTGTAAGTGACAATATAGGCTCACAAAGTGCAATTGCAGGTGGAGGTAGATACGATAGACTTGTAGAATTTTTGGATGGTCGCCCTACTCCTGCAGTTGGTTTTGCTATGGGAATAGAGAGACTTATGGAGCTTATAGTGATGCCAAAGAGAGCTAGAGATGGTTACTATATTGGTGCTATGGATGAAGAAGCTATTGATTTAGCTATAAAAGTTACTCAAAACAAAAGAAAAACAGACAAAGTTACAGTTGATTATAAAACTAAAAACTTGCAAAAACATTTAAAAGCAGCAGACAAAGTAGAAGCTAAATTTTGTTGTGTAATTGGTTCAAATGAGTTAAAAGATGAAACAATTTGGGTAAAAAATTTAGAAGATAAAATAGAAACTACAATATCTTTGAAAGATTTTTAGATGGAATTACTTCATGCTCTATGGGCAATATTTATTGATTTTATAGAGTTCTTTTTATTGGCTGCTTTGCTGGTATTAATTTTTTTATTTAT is a window of uncultured Sulfurimonas sp. DNA encoding:
- the tmk gene encoding dTMP kinase; translation: MYIAIEGIDTSGKSTQIQMLKESFPDALITKEPGGTKIGQKIREIVLNDKAQSKKAEFLLFLADRAEHIKEVVEPNLHKMIISDRSVVSGVAYALIQGEISQTAILHLNRFATDEIYPQKVFLLKLTKEELEFRLSQKKLDAIELRGVDYLLEIQDAIIKATELLKLELVIIDATKTIEEITKELLKNIKETND
- the coaD gene encoding pantetheine-phosphate adenylyltransferase: MRRIALYPGTFDPITNGHFDIIERALGLFDELIIAVAVSIDKKPMFSLEERIEMTQKAIGHLNNVSVVGFDNLTVELAKKHGATILIRGLRAVSDFEYELQLGYLNNSLDDSIETVYLMPKLKHAFISSSSVRNLLKFNAKTEHLLPKEVQKIIGDMDSCTLQ
- the hisS gene encoding histidine--tRNA ligase encodes the protein MIKSLRGMNDILSEDYERFTYFIDTATEIAKRYGYHFIETPLLEETSLFKRSVGESSDIVGKEMYQFIDKGENDVCLRPEGTAGVVRAFIEKKLDKAGGTHRFFYHGPMFRYERPQKGRLREFHQFGVESFGVDSVYEDASIIMMVSDILKALGIGYRLQLNSLGDNNCMPQYRDNLVEFVKGCGDSICEDCIRRLDTNPIRVLDCKNERCQELYKEAPKLINCLCESCEDDFASLKKILDKNEIKYEIDTNLVRGLDYYSKTAFEFVSDNIGSQSAIAGGGRYDRLVEFLDGRPTPAVGFAMGIERLMELIVMPKRARDGYYIGAMDEEAIDLAIKVTQNKRKTDKVTVDYKTKNLQKHLKAADKVEAKFCCVIGSNELKDETIWVKNLEDKIETTISLKDF